Proteins co-encoded in one Campylobacter jejuni genomic window:
- a CDS encoding murein L,D-transpeptidase family protein, translating to MLKRLALLITLSSLMLHASDLVKIYLNQGLDAVGVAIEKELTQKDFWLSEIGDKNISLGYYDDNVAIVLTNKTDKILRVYSYEDGKIRKDFEQKEIITGLMGDKKIEGDLKTPVGFYELGRKFNPGDPYYGPFAFATTYPNLLDKVQGKTGGGIWIHGYPLDGSRLDEFKTRGCIALFNNNLEKFAQVVQDKKVFVMTEEKEKIRAKKDQIASLLADLFTWKLAWTNSNTNTYLSFYDEQEFKRFDKMKFEQFASMKKSIFSRKEDKKIKFSDINISPYPNLENETMYRISFYEDYYTKNYQFRGDKILYVKIDSKGKMKILAEQ from the coding sequence TTGTTAAAACGACTTGCTTTATTAATTACACTTTCTTCATTGATGTTACATGCCTCAGATCTTGTTAAAATTTATCTTAATCAAGGGTTAGATGCTGTTGGTGTAGCGATTGAAAAAGAATTAACTCAAAAGGATTTTTGGTTAAGTGAAATAGGAGATAAAAATATTTCACTTGGATACTATGATGATAATGTTGCTATCGTACTTACAAATAAAACAGATAAAATTCTCCGTGTTTATTCTTACGAGGATGGAAAAATAAGAAAAGATTTTGAACAAAAAGAAATAATAACTGGATTAATGGGCGATAAAAAAATAGAAGGAGATTTGAAAACGCCAGTAGGTTTTTATGAGTTAGGCCGTAAGTTTAATCCAGGTGATCCTTATTATGGTCCCTTTGCTTTTGCTACAACTTATCCAAATTTACTTGATAAAGTACAAGGAAAAACAGGTGGTGGTATTTGGATCCATGGCTATCCTTTAGATGGTTCTAGACTTGATGAATTTAAAACAAGAGGATGTATTGCTTTATTTAACAATAATTTGGAGAAATTTGCACAAGTTGTACAAGATAAAAAAGTTTTTGTTATGACAGAAGAAAAAGAAAAAATTAGAGCTAAAAAGGATCAAATAGCTAGTTTATTGGCTGATCTTTTTACATGGAAACTAGCTTGGACAAATAGTAATACTAATACTTATTTAAGTTTTTATGATGAGCAAGAATTTAAACGTTTTGATAAAATGAAATTTGAACAGTTTGCTTCCATGAAAAAATCTATTTTTTCTCGTAAAGAAGATAAAAAGATTAAATTTTCAGATATTAATATCAGCCCTTATCCAAATTTAGAAAATGAAACTATGTATAGAATTTCATTTTATGAGGATTATTACACTAAAAACTATCAGTTTAGAGGCGATAAAATTTTATACGTTAAGATAGATAGTAAAGGTAAAATGAAAATTTTAGCAGAGCAATAA
- a CDS encoding copper chaperone PCu(A)C: MKKILLLGALFAVNLWAVNDIEVKNAFVKQTPPHAQNSAIFLTIFNNTDKDIALISAKSDISEVSELHTHIHKDGKMMMQKIPEIIIKAHSSTELKSGGYHIMLLKLKKPIIKDTKVNLDLKFNNHKIIELKNIDSKEF; the protein is encoded by the coding sequence ATGAAAAAAATTCTTCTCTTAGGTGCTCTTTTTGCTGTAAATCTTTGGGCTGTTAATGATATAGAGGTAAAAAACGCCTTTGTAAAACAAACTCCACCTCATGCGCAAAATAGTGCTATTTTTCTTACCATTTTTAATAATACCGATAAGGATATTGCTCTAATAAGCGCCAAAAGCGATATCAGTGAAGTCAGTGAACTGCATACACATATACATAAAGATGGAAAAATGATGATGCAAAAAATTCCTGAAATTATTATAAAAGCTCATTCAAGCACAGAGCTTAAATCAGGAGGTTACCATATAATGCTTTTAAAACTAAAAAAACCTATTATTAAAGACACGAAGGTAAATTTAGATTTAAAATTTAATAATCATAAAATCATAGAGTTAAAAAATATTGATTCTAAAGAATTTTAA
- a CDS encoding SCO family protein → MKKNIILFIVIVAIILGVIFFLKNHQNSYDFILKSDLKEEITLKDFKGDKLIIYFGYTYCPDVCPATLSLVGKALKQINNPKAHLLFISLDPNRDNNLSNINEWLRYFYPKADALIAKDEKTLQKITKQYNVQYQKIDLNDSFMGYSIAHSNMLYLIDEKGHFYKEISDLNPQEILRELRIFLNSQ, encoded by the coding sequence ATGAAAAAAAATATTATTTTGTTTATAGTTATAGTTGCTATTATTTTAGGTGTAATATTTTTTCTTAAAAATCATCAAAATTCTTATGATTTTATCTTAAAATCAGACTTAAAAGAGGAAATCACTCTAAAAGATTTTAAAGGAGATAAGCTTATTATCTATTTTGGATACACTTATTGCCCTGATGTTTGTCCAGCAACTCTTAGTTTAGTAGGCAAAGCCTTAAAGCAAATCAATAATCCTAAGGCTCACCTTCTTTTTATTTCTTTAGATCCAAATAGAGATAATAACTTAAGTAATATAAACGAATGGTTACGATACTTTTATCCAAAAGCAGATGCTTTAATTGCAAAAGATGAAAAAACTCTTCAAAAAATAACAAAACAATATAATGTTCAATATCAAAAAATAGATCTAAATGATTCTTTTATGGGTTATTCTATAGCACATAGCAATATGCTTTATCTTATTGATGAAAAAGGTCATTTTTATAAAGAAATTAGCGATTTAAATCCACAAGAAATTTTAAGAGAACTTAGAATTTTTCTAAATTCTCAATAA
- the cysM gene encoding cysteine synthase B — protein sequence MKVHEKVSELIGNTPIIHLKKFGINVFAKCEFLNPSHSIKDRAAFEMIKDALDSKKINQDTTIVEATSGNTGISLAMICADLGLKFIAVMPESMSLERRQMITLFGARLELTPANLGMKGAVDKANEILLNAPNSFMVSQFENISNKNAHRKNTALEILRDLDNELDIFVAGFGTGGTISGVGEILKEKLEKVHIVGVEPLNSPLLSKGEAGSHKIQGIGANFIPAILNKEIIDEVITVSNEDAINTAKELAKSGLMVGISSGANVFAASMLAKKFPDKRILTMLNDTAERYLSTDLFA from the coding sequence ATGAAAGTACATGAAAAAGTAAGTGAGCTTATAGGAAATACTCCTATTATACATTTGAAAAAATTTGGTATCAATGTTTTTGCTAAATGTGAATTTTTAAATCCTAGTCATTCTATAAAAGATAGAGCAGCTTTTGAAATGATTAAAGATGCTTTAGATAGTAAAAAAATTAATCAAGATACTACAATAGTTGAAGCAACTAGTGGAAATACTGGAATTTCTTTGGCTATGATTTGTGCAGATTTGGGGCTTAAATTTATTGCTGTAATGCCTGAATCTATGAGTTTGGAAAGAAGACAAATGATAACACTCTTTGGTGCTAGGTTAGAATTAACTCCTGCAAATTTAGGAATGAAAGGAGCGGTTGATAAAGCAAATGAAATATTATTAAATGCTCCAAATTCTTTTATGGTTTCTCAATTTGAAAATATCTCAAATAAAAACGCGCATCGTAAGAATACGGCTTTAGAAATTTTAAGAGATTTGGATAATGAACTTGATATTTTTGTAGCTGGTTTTGGAACTGGCGGTACTATTAGTGGAGTTGGGGAAATACTAAAAGAAAAATTAGAAAAAGTGCATATTGTTGGAGTCGAGCCTCTAAATTCTCCATTGCTTAGCAAAGGTGAAGCGGGAAGCCATAAAATACAAGGAATAGGCGCGAATTTTATACCTGCTATTTTAAATAAAGAAATTATAGATGAAGTGATCACGGTAAGTAATGAAGATGCTATAAATACAGCCAAAGAACTTGCCAAAAGTGGTTTAATGGTAGGTATATCAAGTGGAGCAAATGTATTTGCCGCAAGTATGCTAGCAAAGAAATTTCCAGATAAAAGAATTTTAACTATGCTAAACGATACGGCTGAAAGATACCTCTCAACTGATCTTTTTGCTTAA
- the hupB gene encoding HU family DNA-binding protein translates to MTKADFISLVAQTAGLTKKDATTATDAVISTITDVLAKGDSISFIGFGTFSTQERAAREARVPSTGKTIKVPATRVAKFKVGKNLKEAVAKASGKKKK, encoded by the coding sequence ATGACTAAAGCAGATTTCATTTCATTAGTTGCTCAAACAGCTGGGCTAACAAAAAAAGACGCTACTACTGCTACTGATGCAGTTATTTCTACTATTACTGATGTTTTAGCTAAAGGTGATAGCATCAGTTTTATTGGTTTTGGTACTTTTTCAACTCAAGAAAGAGCTGCTAGAGAAGCTAGAGTACCAAGCACAGGAAAAACAATCAAAGTTCCTGCTACAAGAGTTGCAAAATTTAAGGTAGGTAAAAACCTTAAAGAAGCTGTTGCAAAAGCAAGTGGCAAAAAGAAAAAATAA
- the ciaB gene encoding invasion protein CiaB: protein MNNFKEIAKLVRKYKERNNALYEFLDKEDVGEYFRSLISLSELKQDTTTMLTILRRLVDLKEENLVQEWKKNNFKEDKIIELKHKFYEEIRKFYEKEHQNLINEIKEKKLLNNFYLSLIQGVHNIGLIMNIFEISWTKEIIEKNNKILSTQFPNLDDAMEFLRKNHLYQKTPEGEICERSYGVLVRIGNLWKFVPYARFFENEILKLEFAFENMIDQLKIFASNEEEKAYIEYFEKLKLAFCEKDEDRVIKAWQEAEFAWMKVKSPLQVGHPLEYYEDNYTHAVALEWDIRIEDENDFDVLKFGNEIKESFEHVYKNIGLEDCELEKEVLSNIEKTQLYICTPMIFYGAELKGLFSAQVVPNDEFVSSKAGKKIFAFINFVYENAKTKPFMKISSEIFDKEFLDFGRNILFYQEKIWKRVYEVSTIGHEFGHIFFIANDTEKTMNQNGFFKNIEEYKATTGGLINFFYHEQDDLIMPVFHELIKRAIGLISWQRVDEVRPYYTEALIHLSLLFESEVLIFENNNLKINFDLGHYEKFKELTLKNYHELAKHYALRLDAKEFLSRFCEIEDNIFLPIMSKCKEFVKFYYDLYEKIGNEIDNSGEFERYKKK from the coding sequence ATGAATAATTTTAAAGAAATAGCTAAATTGGTTAGAAAATACAAAGAAAGAAATAATGCGTTATATGAGTTTTTAGACAAAGAAGATGTGGGCGAGTATTTTAGATCTTTGATTTCTTTAAGTGAGTTAAAACAAGATACAACAACTATGCTAACCATACTTAGGCGTTTGGTTGATTTAAAAGAAGAAAATTTAGTTCAAGAATGGAAAAAAAACAACTTTAAGGAAGATAAGATTATAGAGTTAAAACATAAGTTCTATGAAGAGATTAGAAAGTTTTATGAAAAAGAACATCAAAATTTAATTAATGAAATAAAAGAGAAAAAACTTTTAAATAATTTTTATCTGTCCTTAATACAAGGAGTGCATAATATAGGTTTAATTATGAATATTTTTGAAATTTCTTGGACTAAAGAAATTATAGAAAAAAATAACAAAATTTTATCTACTCAATTTCCAAATTTAGATGATGCAATGGAATTTTTACGTAAAAATCATTTATATCAAAAAACTCCAGAAGGAGAAATTTGTGAGCGAAGCTATGGTGTTTTAGTTAGAATAGGAAATTTATGGAAATTTGTTCCTTATGCGAGATTTTTCGAGAATGAAATTTTAAAATTAGAATTTGCTTTTGAAAATATGATTGATCAGCTTAAAATATTTGCTAGCAACGAAGAGGAAAAAGCTTATATAGAATATTTTGAAAAATTAAAATTGGCATTTTGTGAAAAAGACGAAGATAGAGTTATAAAAGCTTGGCAAGAAGCTGAATTTGCTTGGATGAAAGTAAAATCACCTTTACAAGTGGGACATCCTTTAGAATATTATGAAGATAATTATACTCATGCGGTGGCATTAGAATGGGATATAAGAATAGAAGATGAGAATGATTTTGATGTTTTGAAATTTGGTAATGAAATTAAGGAAAGTTTTGAACATGTTTATAAAAATATAGGACTTGAAGATTGTGAATTAGAAAAAGAAGTTTTATCTAATATAGAAAAAACTCAACTTTATATTTGCACTCCGATGATATTTTATGGTGCTGAACTTAAAGGTTTATTCTCAGCCCAAGTCGTTCCAAATGATGAGTTTGTAAGTTCTAAGGCGGGCAAAAAAATATTTGCCTTTATAAATTTTGTATATGAAAATGCTAAAACAAAGCCTTTTATGAAAATTTCTAGCGAGATTTTTGATAAAGAATTTTTGGATTTTGGAAGAAATATTTTATTTTATCAGGAAAAAATTTGGAAAAGGGTTTATGAAGTATCAACTATAGGCCATGAATTTGGTCATATATTTTTTATTGCTAATGATACCGAAAAAACAATGAATCAGAATGGTTTTTTTAAAAATATAGAAGAATATAAAGCTACTACAGGTGGACTTATAAATTTCTTTTATCATGAACAAGATGACTTGATAATGCCTGTTTTTCATGAACTTATAAAAAGAGCTATTGGACTTATTTCTTGGCAAAGGGTTGATGAAGTTAGACCTTATTATACAGAAGCACTTATTCATCTTAGCTTGCTTTTTGAAAGCGAAGTATTGATTTTTGAAAATAATAATTTGAAGATAAATTTTGATTTAGGGCATTATGAAAAATTTAAAGAACTAACTTTAAAAAATTATCATGAATTGGCAAAACACTATGCTTTAAGACTTGATGCAAAAGAGTTTTTAAGTAGATTTTGTGAAATTGAAGATAATATTTTTCTTCCTATTATGTCTAAGTGTAAAGAATTTGTTAAATTTTATTATGATTTATACGAGAAAATTGGCAATGAAATTGATAATAGCGGAGAATTTGAAAGATATAAGAAAAAATAA
- a CDS encoding acyl-CoA thioesterase, producing the protein MRDMGEPKLKIVAMPSDTNPAGNIFGGWILSQIDLAGAIAARELSPERVVTISMDKVVFKEPVFIGDIISCYSKVVNVGNTSISVEVEVTAQRVDSQGCTSCINVTSALVTYVSVTRDGKKKPISEELKRIHGFLNA; encoded by the coding sequence ATGAGAGATATGGGAGAACCAAAATTAAAAATTGTAGCCATGCCAAGTGACACAAATCCAGCGGGAAATATTTTTGGCGGATGGATACTTTCACAAATCGATTTAGCAGGAGCTATCGCAGCAAGAGAACTTTCTCCTGAACGCGTTGTAACCATCTCTATGGATAAAGTAGTTTTTAAAGAACCTGTTTTTATAGGCGATATAATTTCTTGTTACTCTAAAGTTGTAAATGTGGGCAACACTTCAATCAGCGTTGAAGTAGAAGTCACAGCTCAAAGAGTGGATTCTCAAGGTTGTACTTCTTGCATTAATGTAACTTCGGCTTTAGTAACTTATGTAAGTGTTACAAGAGATGGAAAGAAAAAGCCTATTAGTGAAGAACTTAAAAGAATTCATGGCTTTTTAAATGCTTAA
- the kcuS gene encoding KCU-star family selenoprotein codes for MNFKKFKYYYEKAERFFHPLVGLSSYDKYLEHMKQKHPGKIPKTRGEFFKECLDKKYNSGGLNKC; via the coding sequence ATGAATTTCAAAAAATTTAAATATTATTATGAAAAAGCCGAAAGGTTTTTTCATCCCTTGGTGGGACTTTCTAGTTATGATAAGTATTTAGAACACATGAAACAAAAACATCCAGGAAAAATTCCAAAAACCAGAGGGGAATTTTTCAAAGAATGTCTAGATAAAAAATACAATAGTGGCGGTTTAAATAAATGCTGA
- the cstA gene encoding carbon starvation CstA family protein, with amino-acid sequence MTQLSAKILWLFVATLGAICFGYLALQNGESVSAIYLVVAAVCIYMIGYRFYGRFVAYKVLELDKNRATPALVENDGRDFVPTNKAVLFGHHFAAIAGAGPLVGPILAAQMGYLPSMLWILVGGVLAGAVHDFVVLFISTRRKGRSLGEMIKDEMGKFTGGVAMVAIFGIMLIIIAILAMVVVKALAESPWGLFTIAMTIPIAIFMGIYMRFIRPGRVGEASIIGFVLLILAIHYGSVIAADPYWAKIFTLEAPTLAIVMMAYGFIASVLPVWFLLAPRDYLSTFLKIGVIVVMAVAIVLVAPDLQMPKANTQYFDGTGPVFAGGVFPFLFITIACGAISGFHALISSGTTPKMLENETHALAVGYGSMLAESAVAIMALICACILHPGLYFAINSSSALIGTDVVNVAQTISSWGFSITPEEITTLTTNIGEHTILSRTGGAPTFAIGVALILHELFGGVDLMAFWYHFAILFEALFILTAVDAGTRACRFMVQDILGNVYKPLGDIHNYPAGLLATALSVAGWGYFLYQGAIDPKGGIYTLWPLFGVSNQMLAGMALLLATTILVKMGKARYTWVTLVPAVFVLVATLYGGIQKIMPYEEGNKVANAVSHVAAVNIQSQKIKDLEFKLNNTKDEKEISVIKKEISIATQSKVGNLLNAILCVFFMIATLLVIISCIGICLGKIKIPLKETKYIKIDEFQKI; translated from the coding sequence ATGACTCAGTTAAGTGCTAAAATTTTATGGTTGTTTGTTGCAACTTTAGGCGCTATTTGTTTTGGTTATTTAGCTTTACAAAATGGCGAAAGTGTATCAGCGATTTATTTGGTGGTTGCTGCTGTATGTATTTATATGATAGGATATAGATTTTATGGGCGTTTTGTAGCTTATAAGGTTTTAGAACTTGATAAAAATCGTGCAACACCAGCACTTGTAGAAAATGATGGGCGTGATTTTGTGCCTACAAATAAAGCTGTATTATTTGGACATCATTTTGCTGCTATTGCAGGAGCAGGTCCATTAGTAGGACCTATCTTGGCTGCTCAAATGGGATATTTGCCTTCTATGCTTTGGATTTTAGTAGGAGGAGTTTTAGCGGGTGCTGTGCATGATTTTGTTGTTCTTTTTATATCTACTCGTAGAAAAGGTAGAAGTCTTGGCGAGATGATTAAGGATGAGATGGGTAAATTTACAGGTGGAGTTGCTATGGTGGCGATTTTTGGCATTATGCTTATTATTATTGCCATTTTAGCTATGGTGGTTGTAAAAGCTTTAGCAGAATCTCCATGGGGTTTATTTACTATCGCAATGACTATTCCTATAGCAATATTTATGGGAATTTATATGCGTTTTATCCGTCCAGGTAGAGTAGGGGAGGCTTCTATAATAGGTTTTGTGCTTTTAATTTTGGCTATTCATTATGGTAGCGTTATAGCTGCTGATCCTTATTGGGCTAAAATATTTACTTTAGAAGCTCCAACTTTGGCAATTGTTATGATGGCTTATGGTTTTATTGCTTCTGTTTTACCTGTGTGGTTTTTACTTGCTCCAAGAGATTATCTTTCAACTTTTTTGAAAATCGGTGTTATTGTGGTAATGGCTGTAGCTATTGTTTTGGTTGCTCCTGATTTACAAATGCCAAAAGCAAATACTCAGTATTTTGATGGAACAGGTCCAGTATTTGCAGGTGGAGTGTTTCCATTTTTATTTATTACCATTGCTTGTGGTGCGATCAGTGGTTTTCATGCTTTGATTTCTAGTGGAACTACTCCTAAAATGCTTGAAAACGAAACTCATGCTTTGGCTGTTGGATATGGCTCTATGCTTGCTGAGAGTGCTGTGGCGATTATGGCTTTAATTTGTGCTTGTATTTTACATCCAGGTCTTTATTTTGCTATAAATTCAAGCTCTGCTTTGATAGGAACAGATGTTGTAAATGTAGCACAAACTATTTCAAGTTGGGGATTTAGTATTACTCCTGAAGAAATTACTACTTTAACCACAAATATAGGAGAGCATACTATACTTTCAAGAACAGGGGGAGCCCCGACTTTTGCTATAGGTGTAGCTTTGATCTTGCATGAACTTTTTGGCGGCGTGGATTTGATGGCTTTTTGGTATCATTTTGCTATATTGTTTGAAGCTTTATTTATTTTAACAGCGGTGGATGCTGGGACAAGGGCTTGTCGTTTTATGGTGCAAGATATATTGGGTAATGTTTATAAACCTTTAGGAGATATTCATAATTATCCAGCTGGACTTTTGGCTACGGCTTTAAGTGTTGCAGGTTGGGGATATTTTCTTTATCAAGGTGCCATTGATCCTAAGGGAGGAATTTATACGCTTTGGCCTCTTTTTGGCGTGAGTAATCAAATGCTTGCGGGTATGGCTTTACTTCTTGCTACAACTATACTTGTAAAAATGGGCAAGGCAAGATATACTTGGGTTACTTTAGTACCTGCGGTATTTGTCTTAGTGGCAACTCTGTATGGAGGAATTCAAAAAATTATGCCTTATGAAGAAGGCAATAAAGTAGCAAATGCGGTAAGTCATGTAGCCGCCGTTAACATACAAAGTCAAAAAATTAAAGATTTAGAATTTAAATTAAATAATACTAAAGATGAAAAAGAAATTTCTGTAATTAAAAAAGAAATTTCAATAGCCACTCAAAGTAAAGTTGGAAATTTGCTTAATGCAATTCTTTGTGTGTTCTTTATGATAGCTACCTTGCTTGTTATAATTTCTTGTATAGGAATTTGTTTAGGTAAAATTAAAATTCCTCTTAAAGAAACTAAGTATATTAAGATTGATGAATTTCAAAAAATTTAA
- the prsA gene encoding ribose-phosphate pyrophosphokinase produces the protein MRGYKIFSGSANVEFARQVSKYLSLPLSDAGVKRFSDGEISVQIDESVRGKDVFIIQSTCAPTNDNLMELLILTDALRRSSANSITAIIPYFGYARQDRKANPRVPITAKLVANLIQAAGIDRVATIDLHAGQIQGFFDIPVDNLYGSIVFNDYIKAKHFKNAIIGSPDIGGVARARSVAKHLGLDIVIVDKRREKANESEVMNIIGDVKDKEVILVDDIIDTAGTIVKAAEALKEKGAKSVMACCTHAVLSGKAYERIASGALDELVVTDTIPLKEQLPNIKVLSVTPVFAEVIRRVYHNESVNSLFI, from the coding sequence ATGCGAGGTTATAAAATTTTTTCAGGCTCAGCTAATGTCGAATTTGCAAGACAAGTTTCTAAATATCTCTCCCTGCCTTTAAGTGATGCTGGAGTAAAGCGGTTTAGTGATGGAGAGATTAGCGTTCAAATTGATGAGAGTGTACGCGGAAAGGATGTTTTTATTATTCAAAGTACTTGCGCTCCTACAAACGATAATTTAATGGAACTTTTAATTCTTACAGATGCTTTGCGTCGCTCAAGTGCAAATTCAATTACGGCTATTATCCCATATTTTGGCTATGCGAGACAAGATAGAAAAGCAAATCCTAGAGTGCCAATTACTGCTAAACTTGTGGCTAATTTGATTCAAGCAGCTGGGATTGATCGCGTAGCTACGATAGATTTGCATGCAGGACAAATTCAGGGTTTTTTTGATATTCCAGTAGATAATCTTTATGGAAGTATAGTTTTTAATGATTACATTAAAGCCAAACATTTTAAAAATGCTATTATAGGAAGTCCAGATATAGGAGGTGTTGCAAGAGCTAGGAGTGTTGCAAAGCATTTAGGACTTGATATAGTTATAGTTGATAAGCGTCGTGAAAAAGCCAATGAAAGTGAAGTAATGAATATCATTGGAGATGTAAAAGATAAAGAAGTTATCTTAGTGGATGATATTATTGATACTGCTGGTACTATAGTTAAAGCCGCAGAAGCTTTGAAAGAAAAAGGTGCAAAATCTGTTATGGCTTGCTGCACTCATGCAGTTTTAAGTGGAAAAGCCTATGAGAGAATAGCAAGTGGAGCTTTAGATGAGCTTGTGGTAACAGATACTATACCTTTAAAAGAGCAATTACCAAATATTAAAGTATTAAGCGTTACACCTGTTTTTGCTGAAGTAATACGTCGTGTTTATCATAACGAAAGTGTAAATTCTCTCTTTATTTAG
- a CDS encoding amino acid ABC transporter permease: MENVFNAQNIEFLMQGLFLTLKIALATCIISIVFGTFLAITKNYGDRLSKFLAACYIDIFRNTPLLLWMLAACFVLPVFFGQFPQAFWGTIGFSLYTSSVMAEIIRGGLNSIPKGQFEAAYSQGFGKFFTLFYIILPQTFRKIIPALLSQIVTTVKDTAYLAGLGIAELTYNSKTILAKLTSFEEILAMIGVVAGIYFIICFSLSMLVRYYAKKTAYIS; the protein is encoded by the coding sequence ATGGAAAATGTTTTTAATGCACAAAATATTGAATTTTTAATGCAAGGTTTATTTCTGACATTAAAAATAGCCTTAGCAACTTGTATTATTTCGATTGTTTTTGGAACTTTTTTAGCTATAACTAAAAATTATGGGGATAGATTAAGTAAATTTTTAGCAGCTTGCTATATAGATATTTTTAGAAATACTCCTTTATTATTATGGATGCTTGCAGCTTGTTTTGTTCTACCTGTATTTTTTGGACAATTTCCTCAAGCTTTTTGGGGTACTATAGGATTTTCACTTTATACGAGTTCGGTTATGGCTGAAATTATTAGAGGTGGATTAAATTCTATACCAAAAGGTCAGTTTGAAGCAGCTTATTCTCAAGGTTTTGGTAAATTTTTTACTCTTTTTTATATTATTTTACCACAAACTTTTAGAAAAATAATACCTGCTTTATTATCTCAAATTGTAACCACTGTAAAGGATACAGCTTATTTAGCGGGCTTAGGTATAGCTGAACTTACTTATAATTCAAAAACTATATTGGCAAAACTAACAAGTTTTGAAGAAATTTTAGCGATGATAGGTGTTGTTGCGGGAATTTATTTTATAATATGTTTTTCGCTTTCTATGTTGGTAAGATATTATGCCAAAAAGACAGCTTACATTTCTTAA
- a CDS encoding amino acid ABC transporter permease, producing the protein MNESVGFVEHLRQILTSWGLYDENSISPFAVWKFLDALDNKDAFINGFIYTLEVSILALLIATIFGTIGGVMATSRFKIIRAYTRIYVELFQNVPLVIQIFFLFYALPVLGIRLDIFTIGVLGVGAYHGAYVSEVVRSGILAVPRGQFEASASQGFTYIQQMRYIIVPQTIRIILPPMTNQMVNLIKNTSVLLIVGGAELMHSADSYAADYGNYAPAYIFAAVLYFIICYPLAYFAKAYENKLKKAHLTR; encoded by the coding sequence ATGAATGAAAGTGTAGGTTTTGTTGAACATTTAAGACAAATTCTTACTTCTTGGGGTTTATATGATGAAAATAGTATAAGCCCTTTTGCGGTATGGAAATTTTTAGATGCTTTGGATAATAAAGATGCTTTTATTAATGGTTTTATTTATACTTTAGAAGTAAGCATTCTTGCTTTGCTTATAGCTACAATTTTTGGAACTATAGGCGGAGTTATGGCTACAAGTAGATTTAAAATTATCAGAGCCTACACTAGAATTTACGTAGAGCTTTTTCAAAATGTTCCTTTGGTAATACAAATTTTCTTTTTGTTTTATGCCTTGCCTGTTTTAGGTATAAGACTTGATATATTTACTATTGGTGTATTGGGTGTTGGAGCTTATCACGGAGCTTATGTAAGCGAGGTGGTTAGAAGTGGAATTTTGGCTGTGCCAAGAGGTCAGTTTGAAGCTTCTGCTTCTCAAGGGTTTACTTATATTCAACAAATGCGTTATATTATAGTACCTCAAACCATTAGAATTATTTTACCACCGATGACAAATCAAATGGTAAATTTAATCAAAAATACCTCTGTATTGCTTATTGTAGGTGGAGCTGAGTTAATGCATTCTGCTGATAGCTATGCAGCTGATTATGGAAATTATGCGCCAGCTTATATATTTGCAGCGGTTTTATATTTTATAATTTGTTATCCTTTGGCTTATTTTGCAAAGGCTTATGAAAATAAATTAAAAAAAGCACATTTAACGAGATAA